The Ascochyta rabiei chromosome 18, complete sequence DNA segment GTCGACATGTCAGATGACCTGACGAAAGGTTTGTCAAACAAGGGTGTCGAAGATTCTGAAGAGATGTGGGTACATGTCGTCGGCGTCCCCGTTCGGATCGGAACCGCGTTCGTCCGCACATCCATGGTTGATGTTGCAAAAGGACAGCATGCGTTGTGAAGGTCTAGAGCGAGAGCGTTCTCCACCAATCACGTAAGTTCGGCCGAACACACGTGACTAACTCTGTCAGCATCGTGAATGGACTTCCTCAACGAGCGTTTCTGTGTGTGTATATCATCGATGCCTATTATCGAGAGTGTGTGGCATGTTGGAGATGAAGTGATGCAGCAGATACTATTGATACGGAAGATGAACTTACGTCATGAGCCCTAACCAAGTCGCCGAATCACCACCAGCGGGGGCCTGTCTGCAAAGTGGAGCATATCCACTAAAGCCGACGACCATCGAGGACGACCAGAGTACATAAAGACAAGATCCGCGACAAAATGAAATACCTACTCACAAACAATCTCGGCTCCTTTTGCGATCACAACACTTCTCAGCACCCACCCACACCGCCAAAATGACAAGTCCCAACCTCACAGTCCACCATCTCCAAGTCGGCCAGGGCGAGCGCATCCCCTGGCTCCTCGAGGAACTCAACATCCCGTACAAGCTAGAAACCTACCAGCGCTCACCGCTCCTCTCGCCCCCAGAACTCAAGTCCAAGCACCCTCTCGGCGCCTCCCCGGTGCTGGAAGACCACACCGACCCGTCCAAGCCGATCGTGCTCGCCGAATCAGGCGCGATTGTGGACTACATAATCGGCAAGTACGCCAACGGCAAACTCGCTCTAGGGCCCACACACAGCAATTTCGCAGACTACCTCTACTGGTTCCACTTCTCCAACTCGACGCTGCAGCCCGCGCTCTTCCGCCGCGCCATGTTGCGCGGCGCCATCCCAAACGCATCCGCAGATATGCGCTACCTGGGCGCAGACATGCGTGCCAGAGGTGCTCTGAGCCACTTGAACAATCGCTTGCAGTCCCACAAGTGGCTTGCGGGCGAAGAGTTTACCGCGGCGGATGTCATGACGGGCTGGTGCGTGACGACGATGCGTATGTTTGAGCCGATTGACTTGAGCGAGTACGAAGGGATTTTGGGGTGGGTGAGGAGGTTCGGCGAGAGGGAGGCGTACAGGACGGCGCTGCGGAAGAGCGATCCGAGTATCAACCTGGAGGAGACGTCGAGCGCGAAGGGACCCGCGCCTGTGGAGTTGTTTGCTAAGGCTATGGCGGGGAAGATGTAGCGTTCGCTGAACGGGAATGTTAGGGATATTGTGTATCGTGTGAATATATTGCACATAGATAGGGGCAAGATATAATCAAGATAGACAACGCTTTACTCAAAGCCACGCGCCTCTCGGTCTACAACAGGAACTTCGAACTTCTTCCTCCCGAGTGCGATGTAGTAGATGCCGCCCAGAACCACCCAGCCGACCATGACTACTGTCGAATAATTCATGTTCTGCACGGTAACCGGCATGAAAGTAGGAAACGTCGAGAAGACAATTGCCAGAATTAGCCATGCGCACGACAAAAGGTTCAATCCCAATCCCAGAAACTTTGGCATCTTGAAGAAACCGAACTCGTGTACCGCCAATCTGGTACGACCGTAGATCATGAAGTAGATGATGGGGATCAGATACGACGTGTATAGACCCAGGATGGCCATGGAGAGGATGGCATTGAACGCGGTTGAGTTGCCGAGATAGATGAAGCCAAGTAACATTTGCAGGATGGTGATGAGGACGATAGCGCGAACGGGAATGTGAGAAGACCGGTTTACATATGCAAAGTAGCGGTCGAATGGCGTAGCCTTATCTCGCGCGAATGCCCAGACGGTTCGGGAGGTGGAAGTGACACCAGCAGCGGTGGCTGCGATGGCAATCAATGTGATGATCAGACTCATGACGGTTGCACCAGCGTTGGACTTGGTGGCGTCGAGGAAGATCTGCATGAATGGGAATCCCGTGGGCGTGGCAAGTAGAGTATCCAGGCTGCCAGTTGAGAAGAGCAACATGATGCAGTAGCCGAGTCCGAGAATGCCGTTGACTGTGACGGAGCCAATCATAGCCAAGGGGACGTTGCGTGAAGCGTGAGGCATCTCCTCCGCCAGGTGAACCGCCGCGTCGTACCCAAGCAGCGGGTATACAGACGACAGAAGCCCGACAAGCCAAGAGACGCCGTCATTGGACCACCCGCTGGTGTTGGAAACTTCGGTGAAGACAAACGCAGCAGTGTTCTTGGGTGCCATGACGCCGAGCGTCACCAGAATAGCGAGAAGGCCTGCGATATGCAACACACCTGACTTTATCAGTAAAAATCGGTCATTGGAGCTGCAGGCTGCGTACCAGAAAGTAAGTTGGCCATGGGAAGCATCTTTGAGCCCCATATGTTGACGGCAGCAGCATAGAGCAAGATGAGCCAGTAGAACAACAGACCCTGCCACCTTGCTGGGACGTATGATGTATCGTTCAAGATGATCAGAGCCTGAAGCTGAAGACCAGCCGCAAACGCAGCAGAGGCGGTAAGCACGATCTGTCCTCCAACGTTGATCCAGCCAGTGAACCATGATGCCGCTGCTCGTGTGGAAGCCGGCGAAAGCGCCGCGACCCAGTGGTATTGTCCTGCCGGATTGTCAGCCAATGTGATACGTAGTGTTGCCGGGTATCATACCTCCAGCAGTTGGGTATATGGAAGCGATCTCGCCCAAGGAGCATGCAATTGCAATCGTACAGACGACTGAAATGAGTCTATTGGTGTTAGGTCACATCTTACTGATGAGCACTTGATAGATGGCTTACAGGTTGAAGAACAAACATGGGGCACCACCGGTAGTCAACGCGGTTGCGATGACTGTCGACAGTGCTTCCCAAGTTGCCATCAAACAGAGACACAAACTACCCAGCGACCATATTGAATAGCTTCTTTCTAATTCCTGGACGTGACCAATCTGTGCTAGgcggtcgtcgtcgtccgtAGTCGGTGGGAACTGCTTGAGGTCTGGGTCTGCCATCTGGATGTGTTCGGCGTTGTTCAGTTTTGTGTGGATCTCTGTCATTCTCGTGGTGTATGACTCGGGATTTATAGATGTGCTGCTGAGGGTAGATGAAAGATAAGGTTGACGTTTAGGTCACCTATCTTGATAGACCTTGGTGCGTGTATCGTGTTAGATAGTAACACCCTGGTACAAGGCAGGGCGGAATTGTTCCGGCAGTGCGGTAACCGTAGAAACAGGCTAGGACAGCCCGTTCAGCGGCGAACAATGGCAGGGCGACGCGCAAAATGCGGGGGTTAGTGCACATCTCCCCGGGTTGAAAAGTAGATCTGTCGTTTCCACATGCGGTATGATATACTGTTGATGAGTTTAGTCCGGGTTTAAAACCACGTCAAACAAGAATATAGGCATTGTCAAGGATATATCGGAAATTAAAAAATACGATGCTTGCCTCCATGGAGAGTAGTAACAAAAGATCCAGAACAAAACGTTGAGTTGGGGTTACGGATGTTTGTACTGGGCGTTGTTGAGGCTCACATGCAGCTACGGTGCGATTTCGGCTTGAACGATGAGGGCCTCGGAGCTTTCCTCCTTCACTGATAAGAGCGCAGCAAGCGCCAGACTGGACGGACCAATGATGGGCGCATGACACACGGCAGATAAGGAGGTGGAGGCTGAGATAGTCCGGAAGTGTGGCGCGGAACAGGGCTTGGATTTCCGAAAATCAAAGAATCTCCGGTTGACAGTTGGAGCTTTGCAGAATGACACATACTCGTAATTCCTGGTATCTCGAACATACAAAACAAGAGGCCGCACATGTAACTGGAGTGTGCCGGTATATCTATGATCCCAGTAGTCATCGAACTGTCTCTCGTGACTTGGCATCGAACGACAATCTGGCGCCGAGCCAGGTATGAAAACAATCTGTGCAATGCTGGAGGGCGACCAGACTCGCTGTCGCAGGTCGAGCACGAGATCTGGAGCGATTCAAGATGATGCCACCGCACAGTGCACAGTCAGCAGAGGATGACGCCGCCAAATGGCAGCCCTGGCGCCCTTGCAGCGAAGGAAGGATCGGGTGAGTTCGGGAAGGACCCACAGCCCCACCCGAAGTCAAGCGAACGTACTCAGGTACAACCACCATCGTCGACCTCACGCGACCGACGAGCCTCGCGTCACACCACCATGTTGTGGATGGAATCCGGCGGCCACGGCGCATGGCCTCACATTCCACTCTTTCTGGCCTTCCCAAATCGTAACATGAGCGTGACCTGAGGGAATTGCACCGACATGGCGGCACCGGGCGGGGTCGCTGCAGCTCAGAGGTACGAATGAAGTCACATAAAGAGCTTGATGTGACCCCTCACGAGAGCTTCCCCTCAGCTTAGCACAGCTACAAAACTGCCTTGATCAGCACCTCACGCCATTTCCTCAGCTTCACAGCATCTCTCATCTTGTCCAATTCTCCCACCGGTGCTCAATTGAAGCTCTCCAAACCAATTCTCCAACTCGACAACATTTGAGAATTGAGACAAAATGGCTGCCAAATACTCCCGCCGCCCCTCCCACCTCAGCGAATCCCTCTCCCCAAACACAATCCCGGAGCTATCCATCCTCCCGCACCCCCTCCCCACCGACGCGCTCCCATGCGGGCAGCTGGTGTCGCTGCACTCCCAGCACACACCTTCCTCACTCGAAGAGCGCGACTACGACGACATCGGCACGCGGTGGTACAAAGACGTCATCTTCTTGGACACGAAAACCGGCGCTTTCCTTGAGTCCTTCGGCGGCACGCACCTAGTGGAGAAGCCTTTAGGTGCCGGCCAGGAAGCCGGGACGATCGAGGCTGAGGAGCAGCGGGTTCGGCTGCTCAAGGATCCCGAGGCGAGTCTGAAGCGCATCTGGGCCGAGGACGATGCGGCTCGGAAGTGGATTCAGGAGCAAGGGGAGGTGGGGTTCGTGGTTGCGATTCGCGCGGTCAGTAATGCGAGCTACAAGCGTGCTAGGCTTGTTGATACTGGTGTGAAGACGTGGGAGGTTGTTAGGGAGGTCGGCGGCCAGGATGCGAGTGGGAAGAGGAGGGATTCTGGACTCGATGTCAAGCCGACGAACAGTAAGCTTGATGTGGTTGGTGTGGTGGTCAGGCGCGTTGTTATGGAGGGAGATGACGTGGGACTGGGTGGGGAGTTGGGCGCTGAGTACTGGAACTGACCGAGGGGGCTCTGACCTCATCAACGGTAGCATGGTGACAAGACGATGGTTGTATTTTTTTTGGCGTTGGATGGGGGTTTCTGCATAGTATGCTCCAGTTAAAATCAAGTCGATTATCAAATTCAATCCATTCCACGACTTCACTTCGTCATCGTGCCCCCAGATCTGTCACAGCCTCGCTTCGTCATCGTGAACCCAGGTCTGGCACAACCTCGTGGGCTGAGCCAGCAAGCCCAGCTTGAGTGCGCAAGACGGCAAACACTTGCAACGAACGCCCAACACCGATCATGCATTCGTCTCATGGCAGCGAACAATGAACATGACAGAAACGTGACGTGACGTGACGTGACGTGACGTGACGACAGGGTGCCGTGACGTTACGACAGCGTGACGTGACGTTACGATAGGGTGACGTCGCTCGCCTCGTCTCCGTTCTGCTGCATGTTGACGTCCTCCCCTCCAGCCAGGAGCTTTGTCTGCACGCTGGCGTCTGGCGGCCCAACACCGGGAGTCGTGGCCGCAACATTGCCGTCCTCGTCGACGAACTCGAAGTTGTAGCGGGACAGGAGGTGGGGGATGGCTGACAGCTGCGGGCCGTAGCGTGCGGTGTTGTCGTAGAGCTCGAAGAGGGGCACGGCGAGGAGCTTCATGTTCTTGGGCACGCTGAGCACTTCTGATGGGAGTCAGCGTCGGCGCGGCAGTGACAGAGGGCGTGACGTACTGCTGCGCGGCAGCTGGATGAAGTAGAGCTTCTTGCACTCCTTCGGCCGCGTGACGTGGGCGGGGATGAAGGGGTACATGAACGTCTCGAAGTTGGGGCGCCACCACTGCGCCAGCGTGTCGCCGACCTGCCACTCGTCGTTGACGCCCTCGCCGGTGAACTGCGTGCCGACGGGAGCGAGGCGCTCGTTCAGGCGCGCCTTGAAGCCCTCGATCTCGTCGTCCTCTGCGCGCAGGTAGTCGCCGGGGCTGGCTGACGTCAGCATGCTCTCTCGCTTGGTGGCTGTGCGCGAACGTACAGCTTGAAGAAGGCGTTTGCAATCTGCAGCATGAGGATGTGCGGGTGGTTGTGCTCGTGGCAGACCAGAATCGCCTCGCTCGTCCGGCGCATGCCGTGTTCGCTGTAGTGCTCTTCCAGCCGCTTCAGCCGCGCCAGCACCGACGGGTCCTCTTCAGGCTGGCCATCCTTTGTGCCGAACGTGTAGTTGCTGAGAGGATACAGGCGGATCGTCTTGGGCTGGTTCGCGTTGAAGTCCTTGGGGAGCACAGGGCTGGCCAGTGTTAGCTTGTCGCAGCGCAGACCAGGCCAGTGCGTACGGATATGAGCTCTGGGAAGCGTTCTGCGTTATCGTCGACATGGTGCTTGCTGTTGTCGTCAAGCGTCAATCGTCAGTCGTCAGTCGTCAGTCGTCAATCGTCAATCGTCAACCGTCAATCGTCGGGCGCTGGAGCGGCCGGTGCCAGCGTCGCGACAACCGACCAGCAAGCGCCGTCACCGCCCTGACAGCCGGACAGGGGTACCAAGTACGCGACTCTAGCGAGGCGTGTGGGGACTCGACGGACtcgaccaccaccaccaggGTTCACGGCGCTGACATCATTGGCCGACCTAACAACAACAGCCATGACATCCAGCCCCAGCCTCCCGCCCATTCTCGTCTTTGATGCCGTCTCAGGAGAGTATCGAGACCCGAGCGACTCGGCTGATACCACGGCCAAGATCGATGCGCCCACACGCACCGTGCTGGTCACGGGAGGTACTTCGCCACCTGCACTGTCTACAACAACACCTGGCTAACTAACAAGCAAAGCAAGTGGCCTCTTGGGACGACAAGTGCAGCGCCAGTTCGCTCGAGCTGGCTGGAAAGCCGTTGGCACTGGACTCAACCGCATCAATCCCCCAGACGTGCTCAAGCTCAACATCCTCAACGCCAAAGACATCGAGCAATTGCTGGACGATGTGAAGCCTGACGTCGTCGTTCACTGCGCAGCAAACCGTTTCCCAGACTCGTGCACAGCCAATCCAGCAGCCGCTCGCAACATCAACGTGCAAGCCAGCCGTGCACTGGCCGAAGCCACAGTCGCACGTGACATTTTTCTCATCTACATCTCCACCGACTACGTGTTCCCCGGCCGGCCAGGCGAGGCGCCGTACAAAGCAACCTCAGCGCCCGACCCACCAAACGTGTACGGCCGCACCAAGCTCGAGGGCGAAAGAGCCGTCCTCGACGTAGCATCCCAGGCCAACGCGCGCAACAAGGCCGTCGTTCTCCGCGTCCCCGTTCTCTACGGCTCCTGCGACGAGCCTAAAGAAAGCGCCGTCAACGTCCTCATGTCGCAGCTATGGGCTGCACAGAAGCTCTCACCAGCCGACGCAAAAGTCACCGTCGACGACCACGCTCTGCGCTTCCCCACCAACACAGACGACGTGGGGCGCGTGTGCCGCGACGTCTCTGACTTCTATCGAAGCACAGAGAATGCCGACCGAGAGCTGCCGCGCATCCTGCAGTTCAGCTCCGAGGACCAGATGACCAAGTGGCAGATTGTGCAGAAGTTTGCTGAGATTACGGGATTGCCGCTTGACAATCTCGCGCCGTCCAAGCCGCAGGAAGAGCCAAGTGATGGGACGGTGAGACCGTATGACTGCCATCTCGACACGGGTGAGCTGAAGGAGCTGGGTATTGATGTGACAACCATTGGGTTCAAGGAGTGGTGGTAGGTACTCTCAGTGATTCACTGCGCTGTTGCTAACGAGAGATAGGAGCAAGGAGCTTGGTGTCTTTCAGCGGTAAAGATCTCTTAGACCTGTCACATCACGGAGATAACTTTTTGTATTCTTGTAGTGATGTCTACTTCATTCCAAGGCCACACTCGAACAAAAGCACCGTCGCCCTAGGAAGGGTCAAGAGAGTACACGCCAGCTTGCGTGCTACGAGAGTCTTTCTACAACGTCTCAAACTCCTCAAACTTATGCACACACTTCTACGCTGCTGCTTGCACCAGTGTCCCCTCCCCCTCCGTCCCACGACCAACCTCCGCCTCAATCTGACTCTGACAAGTAACCTCAATCTTCCTCTGTGCGCCTTTCGGCGCCGCAAATAGCGCCTTAATCCTCTGCATCTGCTCCTCCTTTGCGTCCCTCCACTGCTGTGTATGCCCCGCCAACTGCCCCTTCCCGCGCGCGGCCAACTCCCTATTCATCCACCCCACCAACTCAGCCACATACTCCTCCTCCCCCTCCCTCAAGCTATGGAAGCTCTTACCAAGCCCCTTCTTCTCGACCCTCTGCACGTACTCCGCTCGCATATCCGCAGTGCTGGGGAGTCGGGCGTCGCCGGCGAAGACGTGCGCGACGACCATGGCCTGGAACTCGAAGAGGGTGAAAGTTGCCGTGAAGAAGGGGACGCCTACGAATGCAAGCGAGGGGTCCGGGATGTAGAAGATGTCTTTGTGCAGGTTGTGGAACATAGTGCCGTCTGTGACCAGCACCTCTTCGTTGGCGGCGTGCGCAGGGACGTCGTCGGCGTGCAGGTGTGCGAGGAAGGGCAGCGTGAGGTGGTAGCCTGTGCACAGGATCACGTGGTGGATGTCGCAGAGTTGCGCGCCGGATTTTAGCGTCACCGTTAGTGGGATCGCGTCTGAGGGCTGCAGGGGCGTGCTTGAGCCGGACGTAGAGAAAGAAATGACTTCATCCACGCGGATGCCATTCTCCGGCAGCAACGCAGACGATAGGTCGAATTGTCCGTTGCGGTGGGATTGGTAGATTGTGTTGGCAAAAGGACCGAGTTCGCGCGCAATGTCAGTAGCGGAGACGGACCCCCCAATGAGGAGGAAGTTCTGGATTTGCTGTCAGTCACAACCTAAACTGGGTTTCCTTCAGCTCAAAGTCAGTCGGGCTCACCTTGCCGCGGAAGTCTTCGGGTTTTCGATAGCCTTTCGAATGCTGCACTCGCTGTGGATACCGGCGCTTCCACTCTGCCAGGCCAGGGATATCCGGAATTCTCGGAGCATGATAGTGGCCTGACGCGACAACAACGGCATCGAAGTCCTTTAGCCAAGGTTAGATCACAATCCTGCGACTGCAGCGGGGAAACGTACAGAAATGGAAGTTTCTCGAGATTGCGTCCCGTTGTCGCGAATCTGTAGCGTCGAAGTCCGTACAGTCCACTTCTTGCCTTCTTTTGATACATTCTGGACCTCGGTGTTGTATCTTGTGACAGCATCGACGCTGGTGGTGAGCGCCGTATCTTGGATATAATCCTTGAGCACGCTATGTGGCACGAAATCCTCCGTGCCGGGCGGAAATCTGTTCAACGTGGTTTCGAGAAGGCGCGTGGATACGTTGTTTTGGAGCCCGATATAACACGGCCTATCTCACGGTCAGCCAAAAGTCGTGTCGCGCGAGACAGGCACTCATACCCTGGCGGGGCATGCAACAGTCGTTCGAGCTCCAGATCTTGGACATCCTCTTTCGTGTAGCTTGTCCCCGCCTTCGAAGCTGATACGGATGGGTATGCAGGCTCAAGTGGCTTTCTCTCGTCGTAAAGCCTGACAAAATTAATCGGCAGTCGTTTAACCTACCGAAGTGACTTACCAAATGCCACCAGCAGCACTAGAGCGCTCGAAGACAGTCACGTCAAGACCTTTGTTCTTAAGATGCGCCGCAGTGACCACGCCGGAAATGCCGGCTCCAATAACGGCTACGCTTTTGCTGTTGGAAGACATGTCAAGTGCGACTGACGTGTGCCGCGAAAGATCTCAAATCACAGTGCCGTTCGGATTGTGCAATCGTGAGAGCTGGAGGCTGGTATTCACCAGATATAATCCTCGTATTACACAGGGGGACAGACAGGTTCGCAGCAGCCAGCCAGAAGAATGATGTGACACGAGGCTCGGCTGCCTGACTTGTATATAACTCGACTGAGACCTCGGTCTCTGATGGCGTGAGTTGTCCGGGATGGCTGGGCGCGATGGTGGATAAAGATGGCATCATGTATCATCTGCGCGTGTTCCGAAGCGAGAAGCCCCAACATGAGCTTCCTCCATAGAGTCCTCGAGGATGCGAAATTGGTCCGGCCGATGTCTCGAGATGCTCAATGGTGAGTGGACGCGCGCCATAGGCTAGGTAGTTGACGTGATCCCTGAACCCCGCAACACCAACACTATGCGGCATGAACACGCGTCTCTAAGGCTGCAACGTCCTTCAGTGCATTAGCAAGGGTGCTCTGATAAGTTGAGCGGTCAACGAAGGGTAGAGAAATATAAAAGTAACCACTGGGCGCGCCCGTAACGTAAGCACAAGCTCACACGCCTCCAACAAGATGGCACCTATAGCGATTCCAATCCACTCAGGTATCCAAGAGAGGGACACCGTCCAGCCCAAAAAGGTTACCTTGGATCTGCCAGAGCTCGCAAAGAAGAGGTTTGAGAAAGCAGGCATTGACCTTTCAGCTGGCTATCCGTACACACCTGCGACACCCCTGTATGTTGACGATGTGTATAAGATCAGGGACTATGATCGCGAGCACGTAGAACCTGGATCTCGAGCTGATCCAGAGAAGAAAGCTCTGTTCAATGCAGCCAAGGAAGTCATACACCTCACTGCTCACATCGGTACTGAGATCGTGGGCCTACAGTTGAAGGATCTCACCGACCAGCAAAAGGATGAGCTTGGCCTGTTGATTGCGGAAAGAAGTGTGGTCTTTTTCAGAGACCAGGACCTCTCACCTCAAGAGCAGTTGAAGCTTGGTGAATGGTATGGCGAGGTTGAAGTCCATGTAGGGGTTCACTACTCATTCGTACATTGTGACGGTAGCTAACCATGGGTGTAGCCTCAACTACCTTCAGTGCCAGGCGTCCCAGGTACAACTGTGATCTGGCCTGCACTTCAGGCTACTGAATTTCCAGCCAGCTTCAGGCAGCCGGGAGGAGCGGCCAGGTGGCACTCCGATCTCGTGCACGAGAGGCAGCCAGCAGGGTAAGCTTGAATGTCTTGCAAGTGAATGAAGACTAACCAATAGTAGTGTAACTCACCTCCATAACGATACAGTTCCAAAGATTGGCGGCGATACACTGTGGGCTTCAGGTAGGTACTGATTATAATAATCGAATCGAGGGCTGACGAGTGTAGGCTATGCAGCATACGAGAAGCTGTCGCCAGACTTCAGGAAGATCATTGACGGCAAGCAGGCTGTCTACCGCGGCACGTATCCATACCTTGACCGCAACAACCCCACAGCCGGGCCGAAGTACGTCGAGCGCGTGCATCCGCTCGTTCGAGTGCATCCTGCGACGGGTTGGAAGGCGCTGTGGGTCAACCGAGCCATGACTGTGCGCATTGTTGGCCTGGATAAGGCTGAGAGTGACTTGATCCTCGGGTACTTGTATGATGTGTACGAGAAGAACGTCGACATCCAGGTGCGGTTCAGGTGGACGCCTGGCACTTCTGCGCTGTGGGACAACAGAATCACGATTCACAACGCCAGCTGGGACTATGAAGGAAGTGAGCCGAGGCACGGCACGAGAGTAATATCGCTCGCGGAGAAACCCTACTTCGATGCGAAGGCACCTACAAGGCGACAGGCTCTCGGTCTTGCTGGTCCTGACGATGTGTGATGGGCAGACTGATGGTTTCTTACTACGTAACTGGGGGCCTAGCTCAGCCCTGTAAAAACAGGAACCACAATTCAGTCAAAAAGGCAACGGTGTTTACATTCAGGAAAAATTCTCTTGTCAAAGCAAAAACCTGATCACAAACACAGAAGGGCGATAAAGCAGGTGTACTTTGAATTTTACAGCTGCATGTGATGCACCATCCTTGGCGGTTGAGTGTGAGACAGTTGGTAGATGCGAAGGAAGGGAAAAGGAGCGACGGTGGGTCGGCCGCTAGCGCCTTCCTCCAACCGCATCGTTGCGGCTGTTTCCTCTGCCGTCCTGCCGAGTTCGGCACCCTACCTAGCTCAGCATCACTTTGTTGACCAACTTGACCACAGTCTTTCATCAACCAGCTCATGCATTGCTTGATAACCTGTACCCTTCCCACTCATCACTCTGTCGCAAGCTCTGCAGAAACAGACTTCCGTCGACATGCGAAAAAGAAGTCCATGAGCGTAGGGTTTATCGCAGTTCGTTTGAGGACTGCAAGAATTCTTTAGAGACGTTCTTCCAGCTGCGGTTACCGCCGCGGCTTGGGTCCCAATGTAGTGGCCGCCTTACGCCCTAGTGTTTTGCGACACATGGGTTAGGAAGTTGATTGGAGCATGTGACGCAGCGGGCGGTACGGCTGCAGGTCTGGCGGTTACAGCTCACCGGAAGACTATTAAGTATGCCACCGACCTACGAGAAAGCTGGACGTAGCTTCAGAAGAATTATCTTTTTCGTCTTCTTACTTGCTCTTGTTTCTGTTTGTCGCCCACGTCCTGGCGGCTGACGGATCTGCACACGTTGCGGAAATGGCTTCTGTTCAGACGCCATTTCTGGGTGCAATTCCCGAAAATGTCAACACCAAAACCCCAGGCTCGCACGTTGTGGAGTTGCCATGGTGGAAGCGGGCGCGTTCAAATCCACCAAAATCCACATGGAAACCAAACGCATACCGACTTCTTCCTCTAGCGGCTGTCATCGCTGCATCTTGGGCGCTCATCGTCGTTTTGCAACTCCTGCTCACTAAAAGCCAAAAGGAAGGAGGCATTATAATCGCTGAAGCTATCGATGATATACCTCTCAGTACATCGTTTTTGTATCTCTACCTACCAACAGTCATCGCATTAGTCTTTGGTATCTTCTGGGGTTGGATCGATCTTCAAGTGAAGAGACTAGAGCCTTATCACCAGCTAAGCAAGCCTGACGGAGCATGGGGCAAGGACAGCTTACTGCTCAGCTATCCTTT contains these protein-coding regions:
- a CDS encoding Glutathione transferase; translation: MTSPNLTVHHLQVGQGERIPWLLEELNIPYKLETYQRSPLLSPPELKSKHPLGASPVLEDHTDPSKPIVLAESGAIVDYIIGKYANGKLALGPTHSNFADYLYWFHFSNSTLQPALFRRAMLRGAIPNASADMRYLGADMRARGALSHLNNRLQSHKWLAGEEFTAADVMTGWCVTTMRMFEPIDLSEYEGILGWVRRFGEREAYRTALRKSDPSINLEETSSAKGPAPVELFAKAMAGKM